A stretch of DNA from Alkaliphilus flagellatus:
GACAGGGATGCATGGAGGAATTGACCATGTCTTATTATATTTTAAAGATGAAGACTTAGATAAAATGGCTATTAATGACACAATATTAGTTAAAGCTTATGGACAAGGTCTTAAAATAGCTGGACATGAGGATGTAACTTGTATGAATATAGACCCAGTGCTATTTGAAAATCTAGGTATTAAAGAAAGCAAGGAAGGGGTATTGGAAGTGCCAGTGGTAACGGAAATACCTGCATATTTGATGGGATCAGGCATTGGAAGTACTACAGCTTTTTCAGGAGATTATGATATTATGACTGGTGATTTAGAAGCAAATAAGCAATTTGGCATAGATAAGCTACGATTTGGGGACCTAGTTATGCTTAGAGACTGTGACAACACATATGGAAGACAATATCTAAAAGGGTCAGTATCAATAGGGGTTGTTGTTCATAGTGATTGTATTAAGTCAGGACATGGTCCTGGTGTTACTGTTATTATGAGTAGTAAGACTTCAAAAATAAAAGGTGTTTT
This window harbors:
- a CDS encoding DUF4438 domain-containing protein, which produces METNKSRLVMQSVQGKIHSPSALHLYRVNRDGVAEVLPATGGITYNVKIGDSCMQWIGDHIEPGVSIRNETKGENDALMLLSCIGNEAKVITGDAKGAKGYVTGMHGGIDHVLLYFKDEDLDKMAINDTILVKAYGQGLKIAGHEDVTCMNIDPVLFENLGIKESKEGVLEVPVVTEIPAYLMGSGIGSTTAFSGDYDIMTGDLEANKQFGIDKLRFGDLVMLRDCDNTYGRQYLKGSVSIGVVVHSDCIKSGHGPGVTVIMSSKTSKIKGVLNKDSNIANYLNIK